The genome window ACACATGTAGATAACACAATCTAGATCTCAAACAACCATTTTTGATTATTAAGTGACAGAACCAGCAGTTGCAGCTGTTACATCATGAGTTATTGTACAAAGTCTTTAATTGGATAGAGATTAAGGTCAACTAGTGGAAAAGAGATGGCCAACTAATAGCACCTAATTGTCACCCAAGAAACAAGTGAGCCATTAATTGAGCGACAATCACATTGTATGTAAGGGATTACCTACCCATTAGGCCATGGGCTCGAATCCTACCCCTCAACAAATttgtgtttcaaaaaaaaaaaaaattatcacccaagaaatcatcatatatatgatcatatatatatatatatatatatataattacgtGAAGTTGTTAAGATGGGTTTGTTAGATAGCCAATCatgatatataaaaaaaacaactaatcCACAAAAAAACATGATCGGAGTTGTTAATTTAGGTGTAATAGTGTACCATCTTCAATTtgcaaatattttcaaaattgttcCTATACATTATAGAGTAGGAAATTTGAATAATACGAGTAAACAATTATTAAAGGTGTAAATGTAATGGCTCAAATTAGGTAAGTGATTGACCATTTATGTTAATGTCACcatttaattattattgttattagtgtgtatatatatatacacaaaatttttatataggggaaaaaaaaatcccttttGAGTATTGTAGTCGTAGTTGGGACTCACTAATCAACAACAATCTGTAACGAAAGCTTACGCAAGCTGCATTTTTTACATTTTGTCCGTCTCTATCTCACTTACTGTAGGATTTTTATGTAcgagaattgtttaccttttacctaGAAATAAAGACATAAGATTTAATAGACAAAATAATGTTGTATATACAACAATGTGTATCAATAATGATAGATTACTAATTAAATAATGGCATGATGCATACCCTTCAACACATTTTTTGTGTGTATTGGTCACCATCTCcaaatatacaatatatatgtaatttaatATCTACAtttgtatatattattataacatATGTTAATTGATGTGGTATTATTATATTAGAAGGTAGGTACATGATTTGTTCTTTTAATATAAGACTAGAAAATGAAAGGACGACAACCACAAGCCCtaaaataatttcaataaaaaGACACAGAGACTTCTGGacttttataattattttgttgatttaCATTTCAAGATAAACcctataaggtaatgatgagaAGGTTTGAACTGGTGGCACGTGATCTGGAGGGTGTGTTACAATTTTGACCACCGTTCAAGAACAAGTGGTAAAACACACTTggaacacaatatatatatattttattgttgtATCGAAAAGATGAAAAGACGAAAACACCCTTTTATAACAAAGAATGGAAGTTCCTAgataatatatgttttttttagtcCATTGAAATATTGCATCTCAtgatttcattttaaaaaatactatcccgcaaatttatttattttttattgctgGCAGTCataataacttcaattttttttttttgagatagtgGTGTTATTTAGACTTTAGAGGATACAAAAATTATGCGTTGGgttttgacctaatttatcACGTCGTCATGTGATAAATTTCTATGCATGCTGGCTGGACGACCCGGATTTAGGTCTATATCGAATATCTAAAAAGTAAATTAGTAGGACGTCATTCTTAATTGTTAAAAAAAGAATGGAGTTGAAGAAAGAAAACCACTCCATGTCTCAAAAGTTAAAGTTGATCATTCCGGCTAACTCTCACgtaattaatatttaatgaTTTGTCCAGAAACACATGATTACTTATTCGTAATCTAATGATATTTTTAGATGTATATTTCTCAAAGAAAACGTCCCTATTTTGATAATTTTCGATTAGTTTCTTGAGGAAGCATCCAATCCAATTGTACCTACCCAAACACATAATTCTCATGATACTTGTATTAAACTAATTGAGTAATAACAAAATGGACATTTTCTCCATAATACTCATGTGTATGGTGGACCCATATGCACCAAGAACTCTTTTGGGTTCCCAAGGAATATTTGGCCATTGGGTGGGTCATTATAAGGGACCCACAATCTTTCATTGAAGTGGGTCCCCCAGTCACATATAGGCATATAAACAGTCCTTTTCTGATGAGCATGATCATCATCGGCAATTCAGAACTGGGAAACCACCTTCACAAACTGATAATCATCAACAGCTGTGAATAGCGTAATTGAAACGCATTTCCTGATTGCATTGTTTGTGTCACTGTCGCATACCCCTATGGGTTGAtcctatcttcttcttctgtttttacGTTCGAATGTGTACGGGATAAATCGTCGCGCTTAGACAATAGTCTCACACTTCTCTAGTCCTCTCTTAGAGTATGTCCAACTGATCCCCTAAAATAGGTGATTCTATTTTAGAGGATAATTGCATATCCCAAAGTTGGGACATGTTGGTCTACTTTACCCAAATCAaaaagtattttattttttatctctcAATGTTAAAATGAGAATGTAATTGAAGTGGCGTTAAAATTATGATGCCtgaaatatatttttggttAAATAGAGGAAAGTGAAACAATTTATCCAAAATGAGATACACGGTTGGACTTATTCTTACACACAACggtcttttttaatttttagtttatTGGTTCTtgtgttttaagttttaacataaCTAAAATTAAACATATTTTACATAGTACTAACTCTGAATAAAGTAAGACGTGAATTGGTCCACGTGTCAATGACATTGTTATTGGTTCTTGCTTCcaattggagaagaagagtAGCATAGCAGCAAAAGGAAAGTGGGATTTGGACATTTGTCATACGTGGCATGATACCTCGGACAGAGAACTTCCATGAACTCCAAAAGCTGACGCATCTATGTTCCTGATCCAAGGACGACGAATGGTCCTGTTCTGCCACGTGGAAAATCTGCCAGGGTGGCAAGTGGGTGGAGTCCAGCTGGTAAGTCGATAAAATTAGTTGCACAGCCTCTTGGGGACGCACTGCGCAATGGCGGCACCTCACATGGACTCtgctatgattttttttttcacaataaaagaaTTTAGATAATTTTATTACCATTTCTTATTTGTGATTGGGTCGGGTCAAAATCTGAAATGGGGTTCAACTGTTTTGGATCGGTTTAACGATTGGTTcgatttttatgatttttttaacacTCCTAATCTTAAGCGGGGTACTGGTATTCTAATAGGGATTTGGGGACTTTGGAATTTCTTTAAGAACTTAAGAGTATCCAATTCAAATATAAtggcaaatgagccattggttgagtggcaatgactttgcatgtccctgactgaggtcatgggttctagtctcacctcctccgaatatttacaaggaggtgtgtgggtttgatagtttgcccctgcgtgggcttgatttgtgcctcctgcgtggggactgttgacacctgtactttcataggcttgatctggtggtgtgtcgtatattgtgtttgtacttgtactcaaaaaaaaaaaaaattcaaatataatgGTTCTAAATTATGCCACATATTATCATCCTAATGCCATAAATCAATTAGTTTTTAAAGCGAGTCTCTTAACCAAACGAAGATGTGCTATTAGAATAATGCTTGGTATTCTCAAAATATGACACCCCATTTACTCCCAACTAATACAAAGTTTTGGATGTAAGTGAACTATACATATGTTTATAAGTAATTGTTATttcacatgtcacatagattcaGGATAAATTAGGATTTAAATTTTGGGTCTGTAAGCATGTAACATTGTTCTTTTAGAAAATTTCACTTTCAAGTTGTTTTTTTAGGTTACATGACATCAGATAAGTTGTGTGATATTGATTGGTGTGTCCAATTTAAATTTAAAGGATTCAATTGTAATTACATACctaaaatgataaattaaatttctaaatttttaaaaaaatggtgtTGAGAAAATCTTTAAATAAAGCAAAGGCATTGATAGAGAGTGGCAAGGAGCCTCTCACCTTGAACAAACGGGCATGGAGACCTGATGAGAAATTGCGTTCGGCCGCCTGTcaatctctgtctctctctgtcaATCTGTAAAATATCATACAttttctatctctctctctaaaagttcCACAGAAACCGAAGAAGTGAAAGACAAGCTCCAGTTTTCTCAAGAAGGAAAACTGTTGTAATGGCAaaatacaagaagaaacaaTCTTATATCTCTGTCCCATCTCAGATTATAAACTCTTTGTCATCTTCGTCCCTTCAATCTCTCCTTGAATCACCAAAGAAGTCATCAAAGAATGGAAGCAACAAGTTTTTTGGTATCAGCTCGTACAAAAGCCCAAGACTTTGGTTCTTTACCCTCTTTTTCTTTGGTCTTTATGGTATGCTAAGGTCTGGGATCAAGCTTGATCCTTTGACCCATTTCTCTCCATACCCATGTTTCACAACCCAAGCACAGGTCGCTACTTCAAATGGGTACTCAAAGCCACACGCAGGACTAGGTGAAAAAGGTGAGTTTTGGACCTCCAAAACTTTTGCAAAATCAGACTTGGGTATTGCCCAAAACAGTGGAAAGGGTGATTCAAAAGCTTTGATCTCGAATGGGCATGCGGAAAATTCAGGTAAGGATGAAGAGAGTGAGTTTTGGAAGCAGCCGGATGGGAGGGGGTACAAGCCTTGCTTGGATTTCAGTAGGGATTACAGGAGAGACAGTCAAGGGCTTGTCAAAGACAGGAGAAAGTATCTACTGGTTGTGGTTTCTGGAGGAATGAACCAGCAAAAAAATCAGATTGTTGATGCTGTGGTCATTGCTAGGATCCTTGGTGCTGCATTGGTTGTTCCCATCTTGCAAGTCAATGTCGTTTGGCGGGATGAAAGGTAACAGAATATACATCTACTATTTTCCTCTTTCCTTTCAAAGATTACCACCTGATTGGCTGATTTACTATTCCTGTTGTCAATCAAGTTTCCCTTCGAGTGGGTTCTGGATTCCACTGTTCTAATGAGTTTATGCTATTTGACTTAGCAGATGTAGTTTCTTTATCATGAATGTGCAATATCTTTTTTCCCTGTTTGTGTATGGTTATTCTTTATGTTagaattgtgtatggttgttATTATTGAGTGCATTCCCCAGAAGATTGACTATTCTAATATCTTTCTTGCGCTATTTGGTGCTACAGTGAATTTTCTGATATATTTGATTTGGAGAACTTTAAGAGAGTTCTGGTCAATGATCTGCGGATAGTTTCATTGTTGCCTTCTACACATATAATGACACGGCCAGTCGAGGAGACACGCACTCCACTTCATGTCTCCCCTCAATGGATTCGTGCTCGTTATCTTAAGCGGGTAAGACATGGTGCTCAGCTTGTTCTTTAGATGGCTGCTTTGGCTTCTTTTTAGTTGCTGCTTGTATGTAGAAATGTAAACTACATTAGGATATCAACCTCAGAAAACAGAATCTTTGCAGCATCTACCTAATTGTGTCGATATCCACAATTTTAGTGCTATATGTCTTGATTAATTGCCTAGAATGTCTTAATTAAAGTTTCAAGTTGTTAGGGGATGGTTTCATTGAAtggaatatattattatatgtgGAATTTGCTATCTTGAAAGTAATGACCAATTCAAGGTGGAGTTTATGCTTAAAGCAACCAATTGTCATTTTTGGACTTCATTTAATATGGAAGTTACCAAAACCTGGCTACTTCAAGAAGAATTGATACAGTTGATGCCAGTGGtgagtatttatttatttatttatttttgcgtTGCAGCTTAACAGGGAAGGTGTTTTGCTCTTACGAGGTCTTGACTCAAGGCTCTCTAAAGACCTCCCTTCGGATCTTCAAAAGTTACGATGCAAGGTAGTGACAATGTTACTTTCTCATTTTCTTAATATATCTATCGTTTTGGTTTCTTAATTTCATGCTAGCCTTATCAATAGCATCTGTCTTGCAAAATGTGAAAGTTAGATTTTATTTGAAAGTCGTTAGCCCTTTTCATATGGAGACAACATCGTACTAGAAATTTTCTGTGCAGTGTAGCTGGCCCTTTGCAGgttaataatttcatttttgttctgCAAATGAATAATTTATAGTGTTTGCGTTATAACTTCCAAATTATCTCCAGCTCTTTGGTAAAGAGTGTTGAAACTAATCTCTCAGTTGTGAAACTCCAACATCTTTTTTCTCTGAAATTTTAGTCAAGTTTTTATCATCTGAATTATTGTACAATTGTAAATATAGTAGATTCTAATATCTGCTTTCTTTTACATTAGGTTGCCTTTCATGCATTGAGATTCACTCCCAAAATCTTGGAGCTTGGAAACAAGCTTGTGGAGAGAATGCGTAGCAAGGGACCGTACCTTGCTCTTCACTTACGGATGGAAGAAGATGTGTGGGTGAGGACTGGTTGCCTTCCTGGTTTGGGTGACAAGTATGATGAGATGATAAACAATGAGAGGAAACAACGGCCTGAGCTCCTAACTACAAGATctaatatgacttatcatgaCAGGAAGCTTGCTGGTCTTTGCCCCTTGAATGCATTGGAGGTAACCAGGTAAGAATCAGCATCCAACATATGCGTATTCACTCTGAATATTTGTCTTGAAATTTCTACCCATGCTTCTCAAATGTATTATTTGTAATGGACTGCACACTTGGTTTTGTGTTTCAGGCTCCTTAAAGCTCTAGGAGCTCCAAAAAATGCGAGAATATACTGGGCTGGAGGGCAACCATTAGGTGGCAAAGAAGCTTTACAACCATTAACCAAGGCATTCCCTCATTTTTACAACAAAGAAGATCTTGCCTTGCCTGTGGAACTAAAACCTTTTGCAAACAGGGCTTCCTCTATGGCTGCCGTTGATAATATAGTTTCTGAGAACAGCGACGTTTTCATGCCATCTCATGGGGGAAATATGGGCCATGCACTTCAGGTAACGTTATCGAATCCATTTGTAACGTTATCGAATTCTGGACTTTTGTTGCTGCAATGCTTGAAGctgaaacttttttctttttgttggtaCAGGGACAGAGAGCCTATGCAGGGCACAAAAAGTATATAACCCCAAACAAAAGACAGATGCTCCCTCATTTCCTGAATACTTCTCTCCCCGAGGCAGAGTTTAACAGGATTGTAAAGGACTTGCACCATGTGTCCTTGGGGCAGCCAGAACTTAGGACTAGCAAAGCTGGAAGAGATGTTACAAAGTACCCAGTCCCAGAGTGTATGTGCAATGATTCACGTACTCATTCGGTTTTCTGCTGAATTGTTCACAAGCAACGGTGACAGTGAAAGAGATTGCGACATCGGAATGATTGATATTCCTTACAAAGTTCAGGAAACTTGAGCATTTTGAACAAACAGACGGCAATGCGTCCAGTTGATGTTTCTTTGGACTGCTATTTTGAAGGCTCACTATGGTGAGTGTGCTCCTCATCTGCAAGTTTCTGTCTCGCAATTTGTGTGCTAGCATTTTAGGCAAAAGTAGATATTTATATACAAGTAGAATGGCACATAAATTTTAGCATTCTTTAATCATGTATaggatttttttccttttttaagggtttttttttgggatacaGTATATCATTGTTTGTACTACATCTCCCAGTCTCACAGCCATACGTGTAAATTCTATATAAATAAAGGAATACCATTGATGATCAATACAAGTGTTGCTAGCTCTTGGCAAGCTATATTGCAGTTAGTTCTTTAGCTCCATGATCAtgcttttatttattgttttaattacTCTAATGCTCCTTGACTACTGAAAATGAGCTGAGTTTTTCTGCACTTTTGTTGAGCTGATAGGAATAGGTGAATATGAGTATCTGAAGTAGTTATGTGCTGTTACCAATTCATTTCATGCCTTCTAATGAGCTCTGCAGGTAAAGCTTCCAATATCAAACCGCCAGAGCTGGTCATAAGCAGCATAACCGAGCGAGATGGATTATTTTCCCTGGGAGAAGGGCTCCCCCAATTATTCGTCCAGCATCGGTGAGGCTTTCTCCAGCAACACACTCATTTCTCGTTTACCAAAAAATAAGGGATTGGGATGTAGAAGTCTATAGAACTGATGCAATGCAATCAGTTGCCTGTTTGCTGCAATCATATGTGCAGCAGTTGGTCCTGATATATTTGTTCCTTGGACTCCTAATATTCAATACGCAGTTTCTAGctaagggaagggaaggggtGGTGATGGTTCGAAATTTTTACTGATTTATAATCTAGCAGTAGAGGTCTGATCTGGAAATTGGAATAACCTTCTTTCAATTCTCTTTGGTAGGTGATGTATGAAAAGTACTCTGGGAGGAGTCGTGGATTTGCATTTGTTACGATGAGAACTGTTGAGGATGCGAATGCAGCAGTTGAGAAATTAAATGGCACAGTAAGCTTTAGTTATCTTCTACATATATTTGTAGTCTTACAGTGAGGCATAATATCTGTGTTTTACAACAAGGAGTCATCATATCAGTACTGTATGCTCTTTAATGCTCATTGGTTTGCATGATTGTTTCATAATTGATTGCAGCAAGTAATTTAGTTTTCCTTTTTGGCAGCAACTTGGAGGACGGGAGATCAAAGTAAACATCCCAGAGAAACGTTTAACAAAACTAGACATGTCTCCACTAGAGGCAGAGGAGTTCCAGTTCATTGACAGCCCCCCTGCAAAGTTTACGTGGGAAATCTTGCAAAGACGGTAAACACAGATTCTCTCATGAAGTTCTTTTCTGAGAAAGGAAAGGTTCTTAGCGCAAAGGTTCAGCGGGTTCCAGGCACCTCAAAATCCAGTAATTTTTGTTGTAAACTTTTAAGCTCTAATTTGCTTCACTGTGTTGTCTTTCAAATGCTGTATGTTTATGTCAAAGACAGTTATCTTTTAGATAGATTTTTCAATGAAAGAAGCCTGGATCCATCTTATTTGttaagtatttatttatttttaatttttgtgtatattaacAAATGTGTGCTAATgaactctctttcttttctttttttcaatttaaagaTAATTTTCATTATTTGCAAATATGATAGTGGATTATTTTTTCACCtaaaaattcatgatatatatatatatatattgatttttcaTGATATGTTTTTGCTCCTTATAAAGTAATTAATCCATCATACTTTATTCACTAAGAAATTTGTTGTCTTTTATTTGGATTGTAGATTAGAAATTTATGCtactttttatgttttatgaAGTTGTAAAAGAGACAATTCAAGTAGATTACTCTCCACCTTTACTGTCATGTATTGGGTGGGAAATTTCTGTACGCGCGAATTTAAGCCCATGTCAAATGTCGAAATAAGAAAACTTATATATTGTCGTTATCGGTTTTTAAGATGACTTTGAAATAAACTATTGTTGAATATGATTAGCTGCTATTAATGGCCTGAATCGATGGTGCGGTAGAGATTTATTCTTCTTACTTTGTAGTTTGTACCAAAAATAATGGGCTTTGAGCTCCTAATGTCCATTGGACCCTTTAAATTTGGCCCATTACCAAGGGAAGGCCCATTACTAAGGGAAGTTTTAATAAATACGTCACAGAAGAACTAGGGTTTCTCTGAATCTCCCGTGCTCGCACACATCAGGTAAGAGTGAGAGGAAAGAGCTATTAGCAATGGCGGCTAAACAGAGAAAGCCTCATTCATCCAGAAATCCCGATCTGATTAGGGGTATTGGTAAGTATTCCAGGTCTCAAATGTATCACAAGCGTGGTCTCTGGGCAATCAAGGCCAAAAACGGCGGCAAATTCCCACATCATGACCCCAAGCCTAAGGCCGCCGCCGCCCCAGAAAAGCCGCCAAAGTTCTATCCTGCTGATGATGTCAAGAAACCGCTTGTTAACAAGCACAAGCCAAGAATCACCAAGCTCAGGTACCTCATTTAGTATTTACATATTCGTTTTCGGATTTaccattttgtgtgttttttgctACTGATTCTGTGTATATATGATCTTCATATGTGTCTTAGAGGGGTTTAATTCTAAAGTAGTATGGGCGTCGtccctttttttggtttttaaaattttgcaaATATAGCTGTCTTTATATAATTATACTGCTGAGTTAACTATTGATGCATGCACCTCTGTGTGCAAATGTCAAGTAAGAGCATGGATCTACTACTTGTCTTGCGTTATTGGGTTTTATTAGtgttttcatattttattcAGTTTTCATTTCTCTGTCTTACTCTGTGTTTATTTGATAAATATGTTGCTGTTCTCTTTGTGTGCATCAAATTACTTGCTCACAGTCTGTGATTGGAAGGTTGTAACCATACGGCTAGTTAATTCGTTTCTTTGTGTGCATCAAAGTACTTGTTCACAGTCTGTGATTGGAAGGTTGCAACCATACGGCTAGTTAATTTGTTTAACTTATCTTTATAATATTTTCTTATTGCTTGTAATGTTAGCCTCTCTTTAGCTTATTTCTTTATTTGCTGTGCTTTGTGCTGTAGGTCCAGCATCACCCCAGGTACTGTGCTTGTCATCCTTGCTGGTAGGTTCAAGGGCAAGCGAGTGGTGTTCTTAAAGCAGCTGCCATCTGGGTTGCTTCTCATCTCTGGTGTGTGTGATGACTCTCTGTTTGTTCATTTCTTTCTTGATACTTGCTGTGTATTTGAGTGTTAGATGACATATGTAACATATTCTTCCGGGTCATTGTTTTGTTTCTGTAGTTCTTTCAGGCAGTTTGTTGCTTATTTCCTTCAATTTTCTTGGTACTAGTACTAATGCTGCTTAGATTTTATACTCTGAAATGTTTGTTATATAGTTTCACGATTGTCAGAGTTCTTGTGCATTGTTTCCctattttttgtattatttgctTATTTACTTTTCATTTAGTACACTAAATGCGTTTTCTTAATTGCTTTATTGGACCCTGCAAGAGGTGGTTGAGATATTTCAGAAATTTGATTGGGTTGTAGATTTGATccttatatattatttaaagAGTTAAAAAAGTTGGTCTCTTTTATTCTGTTCTTTAGCCTATGGCTGTGATGctgcttttatatttttaaaagacTTACTGCTGTGATATGGTTCTATCCTAAACTTGGGATAGGGTGGAGTCTGTGTTAGTAGCTGAAAATGAGATGTCttagacaaaaacaaaaggctGAAAATGGGAGATGTTCTGGAAAACAGCCATCTGttgctgattctgaatatttggATTTATGATTTATCCCATAAGTTGCTTTGCTTTTTAAGTCCTGTTTTATATAGCTCTCTTGTACCAAATATTTCAATGACTTGAATACATTTTTGCTTGTGCAATAGGACCGTTTAAGGTCAATGGTGTTCCCTTAAGACGTGTCAATCAAGCTTATGTAATTGGAACTTCAACCAAGGTTGATATTTCTGGAGTCAacttggataaatttgatgacaAGTACTTTGccaaaaaaaatgagaagaagaagaataagggaGAAGGGGAGTTCTTTGAGGCAGACAAAGAGGTTTGTTTCTTTAGCTGATATTCACCTTTTCAGTTGTAACtccatttttttgggttattattTATTCTTCACCTTAACGCAAATTGTAGGACAAAAATGAGCTCCCTCAGGAGAAGAAGGATGATCAAAAGGCTGTGGACACACCATTGATCAAAGCAGTTGAAGGAGTTCCAGACTTGAAGACCTACTTGGCTGCTAGGTTTTCTCTCAAGGCAGGCATGAAACCTCATGAGCTTGTCTTTTAGATCAAGGCTTGCCAAGAATTAGGATTGTTCGTCTTTTGCTACATTTTGTTGCGTTTTGGTTGAATTTTGTTTTAGTGGATGTACCATTCCAGTTTTATTTGTTATAACCAGCTATATGACATCTTCAGGTTATGCATTATACAAGGGATATTTTCTCAATTGTTACCGACCCCCGTCCCCTCCCTCCCCCCAATACATACGGAGTTAAATTGAGCACAATGATCCTACCTCATCTTAATAGTGCATTTGACTGCTTTATCCTGCAGTAAATGTTGTGATTTGGTGATGCAATGTCTACTACTGATGAGGCAGGGGCTTTTATTTAGTGTCAAGTCATTTTATTAGAAGACATTTACCATCAGCTTGACTATGTTGGAAATTCAGAAATGTTCTGGTGCGGTGATATGTTCATTGCTGGAAGTTTCTTATGTCTTTTCATAGGGCTGTCTAATAACTTGTACTCTTTTTTGCTCTGGTACCCGATTGAGACTTTAAGCATATGGTTCTCGATTGAGTCAATGCTTTGCTCTGGGAAAATACTACCCACAGGGGTGCTGGTGAAATGAGGGAAAACATTTAATTGTAATTAATTGgtatatgtttgttttcttctttgaaGAAATACTGATGAAACTTCGTTCTGCAATCTTCTTCTTGAGAGCTGCTCGAGTGCTTTGATGACAGAAGTAGTGGCTTTATGGATTTGCAAGATCAGAATGAGAATCCTGTGAACGTAAACATGGATATGGCTACTGGAAGAAATGATACCTCTCTTCTGTAGGTAGGCgttatttttttatgtgtaaAATACAAGTTTATTAAATATTTGTGTGGTATGAACAAGGAAATACTGAATGGAAAAGAAACAGGCAACAATGAACAGAGAATTAGAATTAGAGTAAGCTGTCAGTTTGAGCAGGTAAGGAAATACTGAATGGAAAAGAAACAGGCAACAATGAACAGAGTATTATAATTAGAGTAAGCTGTCAGTTTGAGCAGGTAACCTCTTGAAAAAATTGCTGGGCACTGAAGGCAGCTTGCTTCTAAACCTGGGATGCCGCAGATAGTACAGACCAGAGACCAGAGCCACCACTC of Tripterygium wilfordii isolate XIE 37 chromosome 13, ASM1340144v1, whole genome shotgun sequence contains these proteins:
- the LOC120013609 gene encoding 60S ribosomal protein L6-like — translated: MAAKQRKPHSSRNPDLIRGIGKYSRSQMYHKRGLWAIKAKNGGKFPHHDPKPKAAAAPEKPPKFYPADDVKKPLVNKHKPRITKLRSSITPGTVLVILAGRFKGKRVVFLKQLPSGLLLISGPFKVNGVPLRRVNQAYVIGTSTKVDISGVNLDKFDDKYFAKKNEKKKNKGEGEFFEADKEDKNELPQEKKDDQKAVDTPLIKAVEGVPDLKTYLAARFSLKAGMKPHELVF
- the LOC120012140 gene encoding O-fucosyltransferase 20-like, with the protein product MAKYKKKQSYISVPSQIINSLSSSSLQSLLESPKKSSKNGSNKFFGISSYKSPRLWFFTLFFFGLYGMLRSGIKLDPLTHFSPYPCFTTQAQVATSNGYSKPHAGLGEKGEFWTSKTFAKSDLGIAQNSGKGDSKALISNGHAENSGKDEESEFWKQPDGRGYKPCLDFSRDYRRDSQGLVKDRRKYLLVVVSGGMNQQKNQIVDAVVIARILGAALVVPILQVNVVWRDESEFSDIFDLENFKRVLVNDLRIVSLLPSTHIMTRPVEETRTPLHVSPQWIRARYLKRLNREGVLLLRGLDSRLSKDLPSDLQKLRCKVAFHALRFTPKILELGNKLVERMRSKGPYLALHLRMEEDVWVRTGCLPGLGDKYDEMINNERKQRPELLTTRSNMTYHDRKLAGLCPLNALEVTRLLKALGAPKNARIYWAGGQPLGGKEALQPLTKAFPHFYNKEDLALPVELKPFANRASSMAAVDNIVSENSDVFMPSHGGNMGHALQGQRAYAGHKKYITPNKRQMLPHFLNTSLPEAEFNRIVKDLHHVSLGQPELRTSKAGRDVTKYPVPECMCNDSRTHSVFC